From the Gammaproteobacteria bacterium genome, one window contains:
- a CDS encoding TrkH family potassium uptake protein: protein MHLLPVQRVLGILLMLFSLTMLAPAAVDLWYRENSAQPFTVSFAAILAAGLLAWLPARRCRAPLNLKEAFLIVVLSWAILCAAAALPFYLLPHPGLALHDAVFEAVSGLTTTGATVLQNLDSLPRAVLFYRQFLQWLGGLGIIVIAIAIAPVLGIGGMQLYRTDLLSTARDTKLMPRIGDTARGLLNIYLLLTALCALAYWLAGMSVFDSVAHGFSTMAIGGFSTHDANLGYFAEQPAVLVVAMVFMLIAGMNFSLHFIAWRRRSLLAYWKDTEWTVFLSVVGVIALATVAYLLAVGNYDDAGDSVLLGAFHAVSITTTTGFTAAPHHAWPGFVPMLLLLASFIGGCAGSTGGGMKVIRFWLLLKQGLGEMAQLVHPDAKIPVKVNHKALDVKVVQAVWGFFSAYVGSLIIIYLLLMGAGLDQETAFSAAAAAINNLGPGLGEVAQHYTGLNAFCKWVLSFSMLLGRLEVFALLIVFTPMFWRK from the coding sequence ATGCACCTGCTTCCGGTCCAGCGCGTGCTGGGCATTTTGCTGATGTTGTTCAGCCTGACGATGCTGGCGCCGGCGGCGGTGGATTTGTGGTACCGCGAAAACAGCGCGCAGCCGTTCACCGTCTCGTTCGCCGCCATCCTCGCCGCCGGGCTGCTGGCGTGGCTGCCGGCGCGCCGCTGCCGCGCGCCCCTCAACCTGAAGGAGGCGTTTTTGATTGTGGTGCTGTCGTGGGCCATCCTGTGCGCCGCCGCCGCGCTGCCTTTCTACCTGCTGCCGCACCCCGGCCTGGCGCTGCACGACGCCGTTTTCGAGGCCGTCTCCGGCCTGACGACGACCGGCGCCACAGTGTTGCAGAACCTTGATTCGCTGCCGCGCGCGGTGCTGTTCTACCGCCAGTTCCTGCAGTGGCTGGGCGGCCTCGGCATCATCGTCATCGCGATTGCGATTGCGCCGGTGCTCGGCATCGGCGGCATGCAGTTGTACCGCACCGACCTGCTGTCCACCGCGCGCGACACCAAGTTGATGCCGCGCATCGGCGACACCGCGCGCGGCCTGCTGAACATCTACCTGCTGCTGACCGCGCTGTGCGCCTTGGCCTACTGGCTGGCCGGGATGTCGGTGTTCGATTCGGTGGCGCACGGGTTTTCGACGATGGCCATCGGCGGCTTCTCGACGCACGACGCCAACCTCGGCTATTTTGCCGAACAGCCGGCGGTGCTGGTCGTCGCCATGGTGTTCATGCTGATTGCCGGCATGAACTTCAGCCTGCACTTCATCGCCTGGCGGCGGCGTTCGCTGCTGGCCTACTGGAAAGACACCGAGTGGACGGTGTTTCTGTCGGTCGTCGGCGTGATTGCGCTGGCGACGGTCGCCTACCTGCTGGCTGTGGGCAACTACGACGACGCCGGCGATTCGGTGCTGCTGGGCGCCTTCCACGCCGTCTCCATCACGACGACGACCGGCTTCACCGCGGCGCCGCACCATGCGTGGCCGGGGTTTGTCCCGATGCTGCTGCTGTTGGCGAGTTTCATCGGCGGCTGCGCCGGCTCGACCGGCGGCGGCATGAAGGTCATCCGCTTCTGGCTGCTGCTGAAGCAGGGGCTGGGGGAGATGGCGCAACTCGTCCACCCGGACGCGAAGATACCGGTCAAGGTCAATCACAAGGCGCTTGATGTCAAGGTTGTCCAGGCGGTGTGGGGGTTTTTCTCGGCCTATGTCGGCTCGCTCATCATCATCTACCTGCTGCTGATGGGCGCCGGGCTGGACCAGGAAACCGCCTTTTCGGCGGCGGCGGCGGCCATCAACAACCTGGGGCCGGGGCTGGGCGAAGTCGCGCAGCACTACACCGGCCTCAACGCCTTCTGCAAGTGGGTTCTGTCGTTTTCGATGCTGCTCGGGCGGCTGGAAGTGTTTGCGCTGCTGATTGTTTTCACGCCGATGTTCTGGCGGAAATAA
- the def gene encoding peptide deformylase codes for MAKLKILTYPDPRLRKKATPVESFGDETAQIVDDLLETMYEAKGIGLAATQADIQKAILVVDISADRDRPQCLINPQIIESHGVEEMEEGCLSVPGIHAKVKRAERIRVRAQDRDGAAHEFTADGLLAVCIQHEMDHLRGKLFVDYLSAENRRRVLEEVKRIKRTGKVPVREEVPYELV; via the coding sequence ATGGCGAAACTCAAAATCCTGACCTATCCGGACCCGAGATTACGCAAAAAAGCAACCCCGGTGGAGTCTTTCGGCGACGAAACGGCCCAAATAGTGGACGACCTGCTCGAAACCATGTACGAGGCCAAGGGCATCGGCCTCGCGGCGACGCAGGCCGACATCCAGAAGGCCATCCTCGTGGTGGACATTTCCGCCGACCGCGACCGGCCGCAGTGCCTGATCAACCCGCAAATCATCGAGTCGCACGGCGTTGAGGAAATGGAGGAAGGCTGCCTGTCGGTTCCCGGCATCCACGCCAAGGTGAAGCGCGCCGAGCGCATCCGCGTGCGCGCGCAGGACCGCGACGGCGCGGCGCACGAGTTCACCGCCGACGGCCTGCTCGCGGTCTGCATACAGCATGAGATGGATCACCTGCGCGGCAAGTTGTTTGTGGACTACCTGTCGGCGGAAAACCGCCGCCGCGTGCTTGAGGAAGTCAAGCGAATCAAGCGCACCGGCAAAGTGCCGGTGCGTGAAGAAGTGCCTTACGAACTGGTCTGA
- the fmt gene encoding methionyl-tRNA formyltransferase: MPTCRIVFAGTPDFVLPVLEAARSSRHELAAVYTRPDRPSGRGRKLRPGPVRQYAERHGLALEQPAVFDAEADRRLADHRPDLLLTMGYGLLLPVPTLALPALACVNVHTSLLPRWRGAAPVARAIEAGDAQSGVSLMRMTEQLDAGPVISRRPCAIDGDDTAAALSRKLGELGAGMVVEFLEQLSADAAQALDAGPQPPDGVCYAAKLQKREAWIDWRDSAAAIARKVRALNPWPVAQGRLGEQVLRIWRTEVCAGGGAPGQVVEASPAPVVACGRGALRLLSVQLPGGKPVSGAAFANGHRVAGRHFEPQPADSAAD; encoded by the coding sequence GTGCCCACCTGTCGGATTGTCTTTGCCGGAACGCCGGATTTCGTGCTGCCGGTGCTGGAGGCGGCGCGCTCGTCGCGCCACGAACTGGCCGCCGTGTACACCCGCCCCGACCGCCCGTCCGGGCGCGGGCGCAAGTTGCGTCCCGGCCCGGTAAGGCAATACGCCGAGCGCCACGGCCTGGCGCTTGAACAACCGGCGGTTTTCGACGCCGAAGCCGACCGCCGCCTCGCCGACCACCGCCCCGACCTGCTGCTGACGATGGGCTACGGCCTGCTGCTGCCGGTGCCGACGCTGGCGCTGCCGGCGCTGGCCTGCGTCAATGTTCACACCTCGCTGCTGCCGCGCTGGCGCGGCGCCGCGCCCGTCGCCAGGGCAATCGAGGCGGGCGACGCGCAAAGCGGCGTCAGCCTGATGCGGATGACCGAACAACTCGACGCAGGCCCCGTCATCAGCCGCCGCCCGTGCGCGATTGACGGCGACGACACCGCCGCCGCGCTGTCGCGCAAATTAGGCGAACTGGGTGCGGGCATGGTCGTTGAGTTTCTCGAACAACTCAGCGCCGACGCCGCGCAGGCGCTCGACGCCGGGCCGCAGCCGCCCGATGGCGTGTGCTACGCCGCGAAACTGCAAAAGCGCGAAGCCTGGATAGACTGGCGCGATTCGGCGGCGGCCATCGCCCGCAAGGTGCGCGCGCTGAACCCGTGGCCGGTCGCGCAGGGGCGCCTCGGCGAACAGGTGTTGCGCATCTGGCGGACCGAGGTGTGCGCCGGCGGCGGCGCGCCCGGGCAGGTGGTGGAGGCGTCGCCGGCGCCGGTCGTCGCCTGTGGCCGCGGCGCGCTGCGGCTGCTGTCGGTGCAGTTGCCGGGCGGCAAGCCGGTCAGCGGCGCCGCGTTTGCCAACGGCCACCGCGTCGCCGGGCGGCATTTCGAGCCGCAGCCTGCGGATTCAGCGGCGGATTGA
- a CDS encoding ATP-binding cassette domain-containing protein, with protein MFKALKRILHLLGRRGTLQVGGLSLVLLSGTALQFLPIVVVLPIIRLITRPGEPLSPRLLEVIPDGWHEPINHILTQTDYQTLVISMVLFAVVVTLVEGFVSIGLNNLNHFFLFRKKLALAKKMFRRYLATPRISHRDPVNDIEFGSQSLGAILGGALGLFQNGVLFLASFAAIVFLFPLPGLAGFVFLIVTAVLLFLVINPFLAAFGEEKIRALEKKRFGLSDEMMAVKEIKVLGREKHFYDSFVENATIRERNERIRNTISHSSGTLFASLRFLSLLAGFFVALWQGLPSTALVSFLFAYTIVVMRAGGYLGGILGIMIDIKTQVSRFNLSYDTMEKLNEEHEMETDEMLDFDESIELKEASFRYDTERDIVLDRLNLRIEKGACIGIIGKNGCGKTTLIDLLTGLAKPTGGSLLIDGLELTDARLRSWQRRIGYVVQNPHIIDNTILANITLGLNPDEVDRERLREAVETSKLDEIIRQLPDGMDTVVGQKGSKLSGGQAQRLGIARALYRDVDVIVLDEATKSIDPQTEAEIIGNITRMKKEKTIIMVTHKLQTLQQCDRIYMLEGGRVGRQGTYREVVEDDRQLRHDIESARKPPGAAAGSGAGAAPEVA; from the coding sequence TTGTTCAAGGCACTCAAGAGAATTCTGCACCTTCTGGGGCGGCGCGGCACCCTTCAGGTGGGCGGCCTTTCCCTCGTGCTGCTGTCCGGCACCGCCCTGCAATTTCTGCCGATTGTCGTGGTGCTGCCGATCATCCGCCTGATTACCCGGCCCGGCGAACCGCTGTCGCCCCGGCTGCTGGAAGTGATTCCCGACGGCTGGCATGAACCCATCAACCACATTCTGACCCAGACCGATTATCAAACGCTGGTCATCAGCATGGTTTTGTTCGCGGTGGTCGTGACGCTGGTCGAGGGGTTCGTCTCCATCGGCCTGAACAATCTCAATCATTTCTTTCTGTTCAGGAAAAAACTGGCCCTGGCGAAAAAGATGTTTCGCAGGTATCTGGCCACCCCCAGAATCAGCCACCGGGACCCCGTCAACGACATCGAGTTCGGCAGCCAGTCCCTCGGGGCAATACTGGGAGGCGCATTGGGCCTGTTCCAGAACGGCGTTTTGTTCCTGGCCTCGTTTGCCGCCATTGTGTTCCTGTTTCCGCTTCCCGGGCTGGCCGGATTTGTCTTCCTGATAGTCACCGCCGTGCTGCTTTTTCTGGTCATCAACCCCTTTCTGGCGGCCTTCGGGGAAGAGAAAATAAGGGCGCTTGAGAAAAAACGATTCGGCCTCAGCGATGAAATGATGGCCGTCAAGGAAATCAAGGTTCTCGGGCGCGAAAAACATTTTTACGACAGTTTTGTCGAAAACGCGACGATACGCGAGAGGAATGAGCGGATAAGGAACACCATCAGCCACTCTTCAGGCACCTTGTTTGCAAGTTTGCGTTTTTTGAGCCTGCTCGCCGGTTTCTTTGTCGCCTTGTGGCAGGGCCTGCCCAGCACCGCGCTGGTTTCCTTCCTGTTCGCCTACACCATCGTCGTGATGAGGGCCGGCGGCTACCTGGGAGGCATCCTTGGCATCATGATTGACATAAAAACACAGGTTAGCCGGTTCAACCTGTCTTATGACACGATGGAAAAACTGAACGAGGAGCACGAGATGGAGACCGACGAGATGCTGGATTTCGACGAAAGCATCGAATTGAAGGAAGCGTCGTTCCGCTATGACACGGAGCGCGACATCGTGCTCGACCGGCTGAACCTGCGGATAGAGAAGGGGGCGTGCATCGGCATCATCGGCAAGAACGGTTGCGGCAAAACAACGCTGATTGATCTTCTGACGGGCCTGGCGAAGCCCACCGGCGGGTCGCTGCTGATTGACGGCCTTGAACTGACCGATGCGCGCCTCCGCAGCTGGCAACGGCGGATCGGCTATGTGGTTCAGAACCCGCACATCATAGACAACACCATCCTCGCCAACATCACGCTGGGCCTCAATCCGGATGAAGTGGACAGGGAGCGTTTGCGCGAGGCGGTCGAAACCTCGAAACTCGATGAAATCATCCGCCAACTGCCCGACGGCATGGACACCGTTGTCGGTCAGAAAGGCTCGAAACTCTCCGGCGGCCAGGCGCAGCGCCTCGGCATCGCGCGCGCGCTGTACCGGGATGTGGATGTCATCGTGCTCGACGAGGCGACGAAGTCCATTGACCCCCAGACGGAGGCGGAGATTATTGGCAACATCACCCGCATGAAGAAGGAAAAAACCATCATCATGGTCACGCACAAACTGCAAACGCTGCAACAGTGCGACAGAATCTACATGCTGGAAGGGGGGCGCGTCGGCAGGCAGGGAA
- a CDS encoding DUF4390 domain-containing protein, with translation MNSRLIGAGAVIIRSVMLSAGFRLFTVLLLVQAVQAQVAQAQEGAREAAPAAEADGGGITLGDIDSGERDGFIRFDAQADYQLPAALIAAMNRDTQLVFVTQIQVLGERRFLPARKIARLQLRRRIGYHSLTRKYIVDDLTFARQAAFNSLDDALDHLGRYRGIRVIEKALAAGSGATHVRIRVRLSRADLPLPMKAQSLLPDWWLVSDWYRWPL, from the coding sequence TTGAACAGCAGATTGATTGGGGCCGGTGCTGTTATAATCCGCTCCGTCATGCTGTCCGCCGGTTTTCGATTGTTCACGGTGCTGCTGCTGGTTCAGGCCGTGCAGGCCCAGGTCGCGCAGGCCCAGGAGGGCGCGCGCGAAGCCGCGCCCGCCGCCGAAGCCGACGGCGGCGGCATCACCCTTGGCGACATTGATTCAGGCGAGCGCGACGGTTTCATCCGCTTTGACGCGCAGGCCGACTACCAACTGCCGGCGGCGCTGATTGCGGCGATGAACCGCGACACGCAACTGGTGTTCGTCACCCAGATACAGGTGCTCGGCGAACGCCGCTTTCTGCCCGCCCGGAAAATCGCCCGCCTGCAACTGCGCCGCCGCATCGGCTACCACTCGCTGACGCGCAAATACATCGTGGACGACCTGACCTTTGCCAGGCAGGCGGCCTTCAACTCGCTCGACGACGCGCTCGACCACCTCGGGCGCTACCGCGGCATCCGCGTTATCGAGAAGGCGTTGGCGGCGGGGTCGGGCGCCACGCATGTCCGCATCCGGGTGCGGCTGTCGCGCGCCGATTTGCCGCTGCCGATGAAGGCGCAAAGCCTGCTGCCGGACTGGTGGCTGGTCTCGGACTGGTACCGGTGGCCGCTGTAA
- the dprA gene encoding DNA-processing protein DprA: MDNNTEQWLLASRAPGLGAVGLLGLLKHFGGIAALFSAGRGELARAGLAQETIRFLRAPDPALIEADLAWLEEPAHTMVTFGGDGYPPQLLPLKDAPPLLFVKGDASLIGEPQIAIVGSRRPTPAGRENARHLARELAGSGLLVTSGLARGIDACAHHGALDAGKPTIAVIATGQDIIYPAENKKLAQAMAERGALVSEFPCGIGPLPGHFPRRNRLISGLALGVVVVEAGERSGSLITARLAGEQGREVFAVPGSPRNPLAKGCHRLIQQGAKLIADAGDVLIELKPQIEHLLKPEHRQGRRQDAPNAELVLSETAPPDSLDAEHLALLDQMGFEQTTVDELVERTNLPVEQVSAMLLMLELEGYVGAGGGFYQRIK; encoded by the coding sequence ATGGACAACAACACCGAACAATGGCTGCTGGCCAGCCGCGCGCCGGGGCTTGGCGCCGTGGGCTTGCTTGGCCTGCTGAAACACTTCGGCGGCATCGCCGCGCTGTTCAGCGCCGGGCGCGGCGAACTGGCGCGCGCCGGGCTGGCGCAGGAGACGATACGCTTTCTGCGCGCACCCGACCCGGCGCTGATAGAGGCCGACCTGGCGTGGCTTGAAGAACCCGCGCACACGATGGTCACATTCGGCGGCGACGGCTATCCGCCGCAACTGCTGCCGCTGAAAGACGCGCCGCCGCTGCTGTTCGTCAAGGGCGACGCCTCGCTGATTGGCGAGCCGCAGATTGCGATTGTCGGCTCGCGCCGCCCGACACCGGCGGGGCGCGAAAACGCGCGGCATCTCGCGCGCGAACTGGCCGGCAGCGGCCTGCTGGTGACCAGCGGCCTCGCCCGCGGCATTGATGCGTGCGCGCACCACGGCGCGCTCGACGCTGGCAAGCCGACGATTGCCGTCATCGCGACCGGCCAGGACATCATCTACCCGGCGGAGAACAAGAAACTGGCGCAGGCGATGGCCGAACGCGGCGCGCTGGTGTCGGAGTTTCCGTGCGGCATCGGGCCGCTGCCGGGCCATTTCCCGCGCCGCAACCGCCTGATCAGCGGCCTTGCGTTAGGCGTCGTCGTCGTCGAGGCCGGCGAGCGCAGCGGCTCGCTGATTACCGCGCGCCTCGCCGGCGAACAGGGCCGCGAGGTGTTCGCGGTGCCCGGCTCGCCGCGCAACCCGCTGGCGAAAGGCTGCCACCGCCTGATACAACAGGGCGCCAAACTGATCGCGGACGCCGGCGATGTGCTGATTGAGTTGAAACCGCAAATCGAACACCTGCTGAAACCCGAACACCGGCAGGGCCGGCGGCAGGACGCGCCCAACGCCGAACTCGTCCTCTCCGAGACCGCGCCGCCCGACTCCCTCGACGCCGAACACCTGGCGCTGCTGGACCAAATGGGCTTTGAACAAACCACCGTGGACGAACTCGTCGAACGCACCAACCTGCCAGTGGAACAGGTGTCGGCCATGCTGCTGATGCTGGAACTGGAAGGCTATGTCGGCGCCGGAGGGGGTTTTTATCAGCGGATTAAGTAG
- a CDS encoding Fic family protein: MTPDPLYNPETPWNRLPGLPPKADIEPPEVLRACIAARAELARVGALGEGLPNQAILVDAIPLQEARSSSEIENIVTTGDALYQALASGDEDSQMDPNAKEVLRYREALWAGLGSLQKRKTLDIALFESICSLIRGMDVQVRRDEVSIGAPDIGLVVYTPPGGEHVGRLLSNLEGFLNDDSDGVDPLVKMAVAHYQFEAIHPFMDGNGRTGRILNILYLCRRGLLQSPTIYLSRYFIENRADYYRYLREVTEAGNWTQWILYMLAAVKETSRDTIARIEKMRDLADEMAERAKGKTRAAEREGFMEILFKWPYCKIGIMERELPCSRITAKRYLDDMVTLGLLARIKIGRVYYYVNERLADLLGE; this comes from the coding sequence ATGACCCCCGACCCCCTGTACAACCCTGAAACCCCGTGGAACCGCCTCCCGGGCTTGCCGCCCAAGGCGGACATTGAGCCCCCGGAGGTGCTCAGGGCCTGCATTGCGGCCAGAGCCGAATTGGCACGTGTCGGCGCCCTGGGCGAGGGGCTGCCGAATCAGGCCATCCTGGTGGATGCCATCCCGCTGCAGGAGGCGCGCAGCAGTTCCGAGATTGAGAACATCGTCACCACCGGCGACGCCCTTTACCAGGCGCTGGCGTCCGGCGATGAAGATTCACAGATGGACCCCAACGCCAAGGAAGTGCTTCGTTACCGCGAAGCGCTGTGGGCCGGTCTCGGCAGTTTGCAGAAACGCAAGACTCTGGACATTGCACTGTTTGAAAGCATCTGCTCGCTCATCCGGGGCATGGATGTGCAGGTGCGCCGTGACGAGGTGTCCATCGGCGCCCCGGATATCGGGCTGGTGGTGTACACCCCGCCCGGCGGCGAGCATGTTGGCAGGCTGCTTTCCAATCTGGAGGGCTTTCTCAACGACGACAGCGACGGAGTGGATCCGCTGGTAAAAATGGCGGTCGCGCATTACCAGTTCGAGGCGATACACCCCTTCATGGACGGCAACGGCCGCACCGGACGCATTCTGAACATCCTCTACCTGTGCCGGCGGGGGTTGCTCCAGTCGCCGACCATTTATCTCAGCCGCTATTTCATTGAAAACCGGGCGGACTACTACCGGTATCTGCGCGAAGTGACCGAGGCCGGCAACTGGACTCAATGGATTCTGTACATGCTGGCCGCGGTCAAGGAAACTTCCCGCGACACGATAGCCAGAATAGAGAAAATGCGGGACCTTGCCGATGAAATGGCGGAGCGCGCGAAAGGAAAGACCCGCGCCGCCGAACGCGAGGGGTTCATGGAAATTCTGTTCAAGTGGCCCTACTGCAAGATTGGAATTATGGAGCGCGAACTGCCATGCAGCCGCATCACGGCCAAACGCTATCTGGATGACATGGTGACCCTGGGCTTGCTGGCCCGCATCAAGATTGGGCGCGTATATTATTATGTGAACGAGCGGCTGGCTGACCTGCTGGGGGAATAG
- a CDS encoding OmpA family protein yields the protein MDIKRLFISILMAFSLAGCSTLSKTWDWFYEDDEEEVAEMEDIEDEEFEDDGEDEFEDEFDDEFEDEFEDEFEDEFEDEVGDEPAGERPMSKAAPKERRMQATGAPNRASVYFEYKSTTVPAGSLNLLQLHAQYLMANPGATVRLEGHTDSVASGQYNQRLAMHRAQAVAQILMQMGVSASQIETISHGEEQAASEDKGQGGALDRRVELAY from the coding sequence ATGGATATAAAAAGACTTTTTATCAGCATTCTGATGGCATTTTCCCTCGCGGGATGTTCCACCCTGTCCAAAACCTGGGACTGGTTCTATGAGGACGACGAGGAAGAAGTGGCGGAAATGGAAGACATCGAGGATGAGGAATTCGAGGATGACGGCGAGGATGAATTCGAAGACGAGTTCGACGACGAGTTTGAAGACGAATTCGAGGATGAATTCGAAGACGAATTCGAGGACGAAGTCGGCGACGAGCCCGCCGGCGAGCGCCCGATGTCAAAAGCCGCGCCGAAGGAGCGGCGGATGCAGGCGACAGGCGCCCCGAACCGCGCCTCGGTGTATTTCGAGTACAAAAGCACGACCGTCCCCGCCGGCAGCCTGAACCTGCTGCAACTGCACGCGCAATACCTGATGGCCAACCCGGGCGCAACCGTCCGCCTGGAAGGCCACACGGATTCGGTCGCGTCCGGCCAGTACAACCAGCGGCTGGCGATGCACAGGGCGCAGGCCGTGGCGCAGATATTGATGCAGATGGGGGTGTCCGCCTCGCAGATTGAGACCATCAGTCACGGCGAGGAACAGGCGGCCTCGGAAGACAAGGGCCAGGGCGGCGCGCTGGACAGGCGCGTGGAACTGGCTTACTGA
- the trkA gene encoding Trk system potassium transporter TrkA: MKVIILGANHFGVSLALNLIEEDNDVTLIDENPARLHDIQHRFDLRTLVGRGSHPDVLQRADADDADVLIALAEEDEVNIIACRIAHTIYNIPTKIAMVRTRAYLDERERLFGRDAIPIDVLVSPEQVVSRNISLLINHPGALQIAEFGGGRLQLVCAVAREGGRLPGRRMDELPQILPGLPIRIAAFYRGDRAVFPDGDTRLQAGDEVFFIAPSGQMDEVTAALGWKEKLYRRIIIAGGGHIGSHLAELLQDDHHVKLIEADEQRARLLAERLDRVVVLHNNATSEAVLLEENIAHTDMFCALTSDDEDNILSAMLAKQLGARKVLALINRPSYVEMIRGSRVGIDIPLFAQQASLGQLLRHLRKGDTVAVHSLRRGQAEALEIVAHGDARTSHVVGRSVGRLRLPPGAVIGAIVRGEEVVMASRELVIESNDHVVIFADRKKRIPDIEKLFQVSATFL, from the coding sequence ATGAAAGTCATCATTCTCGGAGCCAACCACTTCGGCGTGTCGCTGGCGCTGAACCTGATCGAGGAAGACAACGATGTCACGCTGATAGACGAGAACCCCGCCCGCCTGCACGACATTCAGCACCGTTTTGATCTTCGCACCCTCGTCGGGCGCGGCTCGCACCCGGATGTGTTGCAACGCGCCGACGCCGACGACGCCGATGTGCTGATTGCGCTGGCCGAGGAGGACGAGGTCAACATCATCGCCTGCCGCATCGCCCACACCATCTACAACATTCCGACCAAGATCGCGATGGTCAGGACGCGCGCCTACCTGGACGAGCGCGAACGGCTGTTTGGCCGCGACGCGATACCGATTGATGTGCTGGTCAGCCCGGAGCAGGTCGTGTCGCGCAACATCAGCCTGCTGATCAATCACCCGGGCGCGCTGCAAATCGCCGAGTTCGGCGGCGGGCGCCTGCAACTGGTGTGCGCCGTCGCGCGCGAGGGCGGGCGCCTGCCGGGGCGGCGCATGGACGAACTGCCGCAGATACTGCCCGGCCTGCCGATTCGCATCGCCGCCTTCTACCGCGGCGACCGCGCTGTCTTCCCGGACGGCGACACGCGGCTGCAAGCCGGCGACGAGGTGTTTTTCATCGCCCCGAGCGGCCAGATGGACGAGGTCACCGCGGCGCTCGGATGGAAGGAAAAGCTCTACCGCAGAATCATCATCGCCGGCGGCGGCCACATCGGCTCGCACCTGGCCGAACTGCTGCAGGACGACCACCATGTCAAACTGATCGAGGCCGACGAGCAGCGCGCGCGCCTGCTGGCCGAGCGCCTCGACCGGGTCGTGGTGCTGCACAACAACGCCACCAGCGAGGCCGTGCTGCTCGAGGAAAACATCGCCCACACCGACATGTTCTGCGCGCTGACCAGCGACGACGAGGACAACATCCTGTCGGCGATGCTGGCGAAACAACTGGGCGCGCGCAAGGTGCTGGCGCTGATCAACCGGCCAAGTTATGTCGAGATGATACGCGGCAGCCGCGTCGGCATTGACATTCCGCTGTTCGCGCAGCAGGCGTCGCTCGGCCAGTTGCTGCGCCACCTGCGCAAGGGCGACACCGTGGCGGTGCATTCGCTGCGCCGCGGCCAGGCCGAGGCGCTGGAAATCGTCGCCCACGGCGACGCGCGCACATCGCATGTCGTCGGGCGCAGCGTCGGGCGCCTGCGGCTGCCGCCGGGCGCGGTCATCGGCGCCATCGTGCGCGGCGAGGAGGTCGTCATGGCGTCGCGCGAACTGGTGATCGAGTCGAACGACCATGTGGTGATTTTCGCCGACAGGAAAAAGCGCATTCCCGACATCGAGAAACTGTTCCAGGTCAGCGCGACATTCCTGTGA